The Candidatus Poribacteria bacterium genome includes the window GATTGCGTCCGATGTGTGCGGAGGAATACGAAGTTGCGGTTGAATCGTCGAATTATCCCTGGGTATACGACCACCCGTTTAATACTCGTTTACTTCATCGTCGGCTTGGGCGCGTTGGTATTTGGGTTCTTTCATTATACCCAACAGATTTCTCGGCTGAATACGGATATAGAAGCCCAAATAGACCTTTTTGCGGATCTCGCAGCGGAAATCCCCGGCGTGGAAAACCGCGGGTTGCAACAGAAATTAATCGCGATCGTCAAAAAGTCATTCGCTGAAGACAGATCACGCACATTCTCGTTTATCATCACAGATGTACACGGAAACGTTTTAATTACGCGAGGTGTTGACCAACTCTTAGACGCAAAGATCGATAGTTTGGATATCAATGTCAACGAAAATGAGGAAATCTCGTTAACACAAGATGATCGCGCTTTACTACAGTCAACATTAGCGCGGATGAAAAAAAAACATCTACCTCGTGAAATACACATGCTCCTTGAAGACAGGCAGTTAAAGGGGTATATTTACTATGGGGATGCCGCGCCCAGTGAAATGGCAGATATGCCTTTTGTGATGACCGATACCACTGGCACACCTCAGAAATGGCAAATATGGGGCGATGTTATTACTGCGGATCAGGCAACTGCGGAGGAACAGGAACGAGCGAAAATTTTCATTCAGAACGCACCAGCATCCTCGGTGATTGAAACAACACCCGAATGGCACAAAGGCTACTTTTATTATGAAAGTAAGTCATATTATGGGTTAGTAGTGCCTCTCATAGCGCCGGTGATC containing:
- a CDS encoding HAMP domain-containing histidine kinase, whose amino-acid sequence is MNRRIIPGYTTTRLILVYFIVGLGALVFGFFHYTQQISRLNTDIEAQIDLFADLAAEIPGVENRGLQQKLIAIVKKSFAEDRSRTFSFIITDVHGNVLITRGVDQLLDAKIDSLDINVNENEEISLTQDDRALLQSTLARMKKKHLPREIHMLLEDRQLKGYIYYGDAAPSEMADMPFVMTDTTGTPQKWQIWGDVITADQATAEEQERAKIFIQNAPASSVIETTPEWHKGYFYYESKSYYGLVVPLIAPVILLAFGTVCFLVYQRIKSYEHSAIWGGLAKETAHQLGTPISSLLAWAELLHERGKEKNDAALAELSESMRNDLERLQKTTARFGMIGTQPPLTEVNMDEVFEDVRAYFEKRLPHISRRVEIRLRLHETPPILANAQLLHWVFENLIRNSLDAMDKADGWIQIEPTHDKRHGAVVIKYVDNGSGITRENQRKIFEPGVSTKAHGWGLGLTVVQRIIREYHHGSIRMIKTSPDGTTFEIRLPVA